The DNA region GCTCAGCCACCGCAGCCTAAGCCGAACGCTGAGTTGTCAAGTTGTCGCTTGGACTGTTGGCTGTGGGCTGAAGACTACAAACCGCCAGCTATCTTTTCAAAAAACCCCATCCATTCCGTGCCTCAAAAATATTATTGTCTACTTTTGCGTTTCAAAACATATCAAACCTTTTTTAAATAAAATGGAAGAAGCAGAAAAATACAAGCAACGCGAAGAGATTTTTTCGAAAGCGATCAGGGCGGGCAAGCGTACCTATTTTTTTGATGTGAAAGAAACACGGGCGCAAGAGCGCTATCTTACCATCACCGAAAGCAAAAAACGTTTCGACAACGAAAACGGCAAGTTTTTCTACGAAAAGCACAAGGTTTTTCTTTATCAGGAAGACTTCGAGAAGTTTAAGGAAGGCTTGCAGGAAAGTATGGCATTTATCACTACCGACTCCGAACCACCTTATCACAGCGAACAGAATGACGTAGCCGAAATAGAGCAGGAGATTAAAAACGTGAAATTTGAAGACCTCGATGGGGGTGTCGATGATGCCACCAGCGAAGAGTCCGACAAAGTATAAATCCAAAAGGGTGTAATGTGATTAATAATAAAGCTGGCTCCCGGGCCGGCTTTTTTGATAGATTGTAGCTTTCGACAACGGAAGCGTGTTGATTTCTTTTTACAACAATTGTAAGACATGCGCCGATTAAGTTATATTTTTGTAAACAAAGAAAGAAGAGCAAAAAGATGGGAAAAATAATAGCTATAGCTAACCAGAAAGGGGGCGTAGGCAAAACTACCACAGCCATCAATCTGGGGGCAGCGCTGGCAGTACTCGAATACAAAACGCTGATTATCGATGCCGATCCGCAGGCCAACGCCACTTCGGGCATGGGCATCGATCCGCGTAATGTGCAGACCAGCATCTACGAATGTATCATCGACGATATTCATCCCGACGGCGCCATCCTCGAATCCACCACACCCAACCTTTTTCTCATCCCGGCACACATCGACCTGGTGGGGGCGGAGATTGAAATGATCAATCTGCCCAACCGCGAAAAGATGATGAAACGCGTGATTGATAAAGTTAAAAACAACTACGATTTTATTCTTATCGATTGCTCACCATCACTGGGATTGGTGACGATAAATGCCCTCTGCGCTGCCGACTCGGTGATTATTCCGGTGCAATGCGAATATTTTGCGCTCGAAGGTCTGGGCAAGCTGCTCAACACTATTAAGATCGTGCAGTCGCGGCTCAACGAAGCGCTCGACATCGAAGGCATCCTGCTCACCATGTACGACACGCGTCTGCGGCTCGCAAAGCAGGTGGTGGAGGAAGTGAGGACGCATTTCCAGCAAATGGTTTTCGATACCATCATCAGCCGCAACACCAAACTTGGCGAAGCTCCCAGCTTTGGCGAAACCATTATCATGCACGACGCACAATCGTCAGGTGCTATCAACTATCTGAACCTGGCGCGCGAAATTTTGCAGAAAAACCAGCTTACCCGCATGAGTTCTGCTGATTACCAAATTGATTTATCCAATGGCAAGTAAAACCAGAAAAGGTGCCTTAGGGCGTGGCCTCGAAGCCATCCTGCAAAGTCCCGATACCGATATCACTTCCAAAGATATTTCGGGCAACTATGTGGTGGGCGCCATCGCCAACATCGGCATCGACAAAATAGAAACCAATCCTTTTCAGCCACGCAACGATTTTGAAGAAGAAGCCCTCAGCGAACTCGTCGATAGTATCCGTGAGCAGGGCATCATTCAGCCCATCACAGTGCGCAAACTTGGCTACGACCGCTACCAGGTAATTTCCGGCGAGCGCCGCCTGCGCGCTGCCAAAACTGCCGGGCTTGAAGATGTGCCTTGCTATATCCGCGTGGCCAACGATGAGCAGATGCTCGAGCTGGCGCTGATAGAAAATACCCACCGCGAAGACCTCAACTCCATCGAGATTGCCATCAGTTACCAGCGGCTGCTCGAGGAGTGCAACCTCACACAGGAAGCTCTTAGCCAGAAAGTGAGTAAGAAACGCTCAACAGTTGCTAACTACCTGCGCCTGCTCAAACTGCCCGCCGAGGTGCAGCTCGCCGTGCGCGATGGAAGCATCTCCATGGGGCAGGCACGCAGTTTTGTCAATATAGAGAGTCACGAAGATCAGCTCACACTGCTCGAAGAAATAATTACTCAGGGACTCAACGTGAGAGAAGTAGAGCAGAAGGTAAGAGAAATCAAAAAGCCGAAGCGCAAATCAGTAAAGCGTGTTAAACTGTCCGAAAGGATAACCGATATGACGCAGCGTATCGGCACCGGCTACCAAACCAAAGTGCAGATAAAACGTAATCCCAAAGGACAGGGAAGTATTGTTTTTAAATTTAGTTCGGAAGAAGAAATGGAACGGCTGCTGAGTTTGCTCGATAGTACAACTGATGCTTCTCAAAACGATAACTGATTAACATGCATGATGATGCCCGTGGTTTGCAGATGCACCAACAAAAAAGCAATATGTTGGAACGGTTGCCTTTCGGCAGACGGCATTTGCTGCTATTGATGGCGTTGCTGGTAACCTTTGCTGTCCAGGCACAACAAAACGGCGCCACGCTTCCTGTTGATACAGTGCCCTGGCATAATGCAAAAAAAGCCACGCTTTATTCCGTCGTTTTGCCGGGCCTCGGTCAGGCGTACAATCGCAAATACTGGAAGATCCCGATCATCTACGCCGGCTTTGGAACATTGGCTTATTTTATCACCACCAACACCCGCAACTACCGCGATTTCCGCACAGCCTACAACATCGTTTATACCAACGACACCGTCGCTTTTGCCAACAACGAGCTTGTTATGAAATACGATGGCAACCTCAATCAACTGCAGGAGGGGCGCAACTTCTATCGCCGCAACACCGAGCTAAGCTGGATCATAGCCGGCGTGCTTTACCTGCTGCAAATCGTCGATGCAAGCGTGGATGCCAACCTTTACAATTTTGATGTGAGCGACGACATAAGTCTGCAGTTTACGCCTGTGCAAGACAACTACTTCTTTTCGGCACGACCGGCTATGGGGCTTACGCTGCGTTATAAATTTTAATATTTTTGATAACTGTTTTGCTGATGTCTTTTAAAACACAAATTACACATAAGAAGTCTTATTCTATAAATGCCCGCGCTACCCCTCAATCCCCTAAAGGGGAAGCCAGCCCACACGATCTCGATTGTGCGTTGGCACCCCCCCCTTCAGGGGGGCGGGGGGGTGAGCGATGGAATTTCTAAATCTATAAAATCAATCGTTCAATCTAATCAGCCACCTAAATAATGACATTCTTTTTATGAAAATAGCTTTAATAGGATATGGCAAAATGGGAAAGCTCGTCGGGGAGATGGCCAAAGAAGGAGGGCACCAGATTGTGGCCGCAATCGATAATCCCGATGATTGGCAAAATAACGAAGAGGGTTTGAAACAAGCTGATGTTGCCATTGAGTTCAGCACGCCCGACGCTGTGGTCGAAAATATTCATGAATGCTTCCGGCGAAACATTCCGGTAGTTACGGGCACTACAGGCTGGGAGCACCACAAAATCGATGTTCGTGCTTATTGCGTCCAAAACCATCAGACTTTATTTACTGCTTCCAATTTCAGTTTGGGTGTAAATGTTTTTTTTCGACTCAACCGCCAGCTTGCCGCAATGATGAATGAGCTGCCTGGCTACGAGGTGCGCATCGACGAAACGCACCACATCCACAAGCTCGACAAACCCAGCGGAACGGCGCGTGTGCTGGCCGATGATCTCCTGGAAAAGTTGCAGCGCAAAACTTGCTGGAACAATGATGAATCTGGTGGGACAGACACTTTCCCTGTAGTTTCGCATCGTATCGACGAGGTAAATGGTGAGCATGTTGTTACCTACTCGTCGCCCGAAGATGTAATCGAGATAAAACATACCGCCCTGAGTCGGCGCGGTTTTGCTGTTGGTGCGCTGAAGGCGGCACAATGGGTCATCGGTAAAAAAGGATTTTTTACCATGGACGATATGACCGGCGCGGGGCATTAACATTTATTAACCAATTACCGGCACGGCTTTAGTTCTTTTCGCGTTTCAAGTTATTAATTTTCAAAAACAAAAAATGTTAACACTCATTATCCTGATCCTCATCTTTCTCTTCTTCCCTGCCTTGCTGGCGCCCATTTTTCCAAAAGCCGGCATAAGCCAATGGAAGGCTTTTGTGCCGATGCTCAACTATTGGGAATGGAACCGTCTCAACGACAAGCCCTACTGGTGGTTTCTGCTGTTGCTGGTGCCTTTCATCAATATTTTTATGGTTTTTCTGATGATTGTCGAAACGGCCAAAGCCTTTGGCAAATACGATCTGGGCAACCAGGCGCTGGCAGTGCTGTTTCCTTTTATCTATCTGCCCTGGCTGGGAATCGACAAACAGCAGAAATACATCGCGCCCGACAAGCGTTTGCAAATTAAAAAAACGGTAACCCGCGAATGGGTCGATGCCATCATTTTTGCTGTGGTGGCGGCCACCATCATCCGTACTTTTATTTTCGAAGCCTACACCATCCCCACCTCTTCCATGGAAAAATCGTTGCTGGTGGGCGACTTCCTTTTTGTGAGTAAAGTAGCTTACGGCCCAAAAGTTCCCAACACGCCGCTGGCTTTTCCTTTTGTGCATCACACCCTGCCTTTCACTGAATCTACCAAGAGTTACCTCGAATGGATCAAACTGCCTTATTACCGTTTTCCGGGATTTGGCGGTGTGGAGCGTTACGACGCTGTGGTGTTTAATTATCCAAGCGGCGACACGGTGGTGTTGCAGCGGCAAAGCGAAGATTATTATCAGATCGTGCGCGACGAAGGCTACAACGAAGTGTGGCGCAAATACGATGTGGTGGCGCGTCCGGTTGACAAGCGCGAAAACTATATCAAACGCTGCATCGGTCTGCCCGGCGACACCATTACCATTATTAATAAAGAAGTATTTATTAATAGCCAAAAAGCCTTTGTGCCAGAGGGCATGCAGTTTCAATATACCGTGACCACCGACGGAAACAGCTTCCGCCAGAGCGAGCTTACCAACCTGATGGACATGATGAATATTTCGGAAGGTTATGCCATCATTCCCGGAAGGGGCTACTGCAAAATTGAGATGGGCGACGACGGCAATGCCACCATGCTTTATCCGGCGCGCAGTCGTAACGGACAGATTTATTATACAGCAGGATGGCTGCCGGCCAATCAGTTTTACCTGCCCATGAGCAGCGAAAAAGCTGAAATACTTCGGAAGAATCCCCGCATAGCCAGCGTGGAGATGGAAATGATGACGACCGAAAATGTGAGCGACCGCGTATTTCCGCACGACACGCGCCGCTACCGATGGAACCAGGATAACTTTGGTCCGCTGTGGATTCCAAAAGCAGGCGAAACGGTTCCCATCAGCATGGATAACATAGCGCTTTATCGCAAAATCATCGATGCCTATGAAAACCATGACCTGCGCATCGAAGGCGATAAGATTTTTATTGATGACCAATTGGCCGATACGTATACCTTTGCTCAGGATTATTACTGGATGATGGGCGACAACCGCGACAACTCTCTCGACTCACGCTTCTGGGGCTTTGTGCCCGCCGACCATGTCGTCGGAAAAGCAGTGTTTGTGTGGCTGTCGCTGGATAAAAACAAAGGCCTGTTCGATGGTAAAATCCGATGGAAAAAATCACTTAGGACGGTAAAATAACAACGAAACCTTTTTTATTAATCTAAATATGAAAACGATGAAAAAACCTATTGCTTTATTAATGATGCTGCTGCTGGTCGTCGGAACTGCCGTGGGCCAGAAGCACTTTACCGGTAAGATTACCTTCAAAATCGATTTCGATATGAAGGACTTGCCCGAGGAGGCGCGCGGAATGCTTCCCAAAACCATGACCATGCTCATTGGCGACAACAAGGTGAAAACCGAGATGTTTACACAAATGGGCACACAGGGTTCCATTATCGATTTGAGTAAAGGCGTTCAGACAAGCCTGATCAACATGATGGGGCAGAAGTATGCCATCCGCCAGAGTGCCGATGAGATTGCTCAGGAAATTGCAAGCGAGGGCGAGATGAACGTCACCATCACCGGCGAAACTATGGAGATTGCCGGTTACACCTGCAAAAAAGCCATTGTGAAGGGCGCCAAAGAAAGCGATCCTGTTTTCACGGCCTGGTTCACTGAAGAACTTGCAGCACCTGAAAACATCAACTTTAACAATCCTTATTTCAAGGAAATCAAAGGCGTAATGCTCAAATACGACATGGCTGCCGGCCAGGGAATGACCATGACAATGACCGCCATTGAGGTGGAAAAGATGAAAGTAAAAGACAAAGAGTTTGAAATCCCCGAAGGCTTCCAGGAAACCACGCAGGAAGAGATGATGCGCAACCTGGGAGGCTGATGCTTGAATAAAGCTCAAGAACTCCGGTGGTTGAGCGTAGTCGAAACCACGGCTTAAAAATTAAATTCTAAAACCCCCGCTGCAAATTGATGCAGCGGGGGTTTTTTGGTTTCGGGGGGGAGCCATCACGATAGTGTTGGTTGAGCGTCGGCTGGTGAGCGGAGCCGAACCAAGTCGAAACCAGTTTTTTATTTAGAATGAAAATAAATTAATGACGACATACTGCTTGCAATGAAACACTTTCTATCTTTGGTAATTGAAAAACAGCATAGCAAAAGCTGAAATACCACGCAATTTAGAAAATAAAATATAGGAATCATGAAAAAAATTGTAGTACTGATTTTATTTGCATTCATTGCATCTGTGTCATTTGCACAGAGTAATTTTCAGGAGGTGGTGTATCTTAAAAACGGAAGTATCATCCGCGGGGTAATTGTAGAACAAGTTCCTAACAAAACCATAACAATTTCGACAGCCGACGGAAACTTGTTTGTTTTCCGGATCGATGAAATTGAGAAAATCACGAAAGAATTGCCGGGCGAATTAAAAGGGACGTCCGGGAAAAGAAAAGGATACCTCGGAGGAACGCTTGGAGTTTCATTTCCGGTGGGAGATTTTGCTAATAAATCAAACGGTTTGGCTGAAACCGGCATGCAAATCAATCTGGTTAATTTCGGCTATCTTTTTGGAGAAAATATTGGCATTACAGCAATTTGGTTTGGAGCCACAAATCCGCTTGATTCTAAAGGCGATGATTCCTGGGCTTATGGTGGAATAGTGGTTGGTCCTTTGGTATCGTTTTCACTTTCAGAAAAAGTAGAATGGGATTTTAGGCCAATGATAGGCTATGCATCCACAGCAGTGTCCTATCTCGGTCTGAATCCAAAACAATCACTTTCCTTTGCTTTAAATGTTGGTACCCTATTTAGAATAAATGTTGGTAAAAAAGTAGCCCTTCTGTTAAATGCTGATTACTTTTCCACCAAGCCCGAATTTAAAGACTTTGAGTTCTCTCAAAAAATTGGAACCATTTCTTTGGGCTTTGGTGCAGCCTACCGGCTTAAATAACCAATCGTCGTTACCATTCAACTGTAAAATACTATCTGGCTCACGCAGTTGCAAATGGCAGAGCTTTTTAAAAAAGATGTACGCACAGTCAACGAGCACATTCTAAACGTTTACAATACCAATGAATTAGATAACGATTCAACTATCTGGAATTTCCGGATAGTTTGGAAAGAAGGGACAAGAAATGTGCGACGTAGTATCGTACATA from Bacteroidales bacterium includes:
- a CDS encoding AAA family ATPase produces the protein MGKIIAIANQKGGVGKTTTAINLGAALAVLEYKTLIIDADPQANATSGMGIDPRNVQTSIYECIIDDIHPDGAILESTTPNLFLIPAHIDLVGAEIEMINLPNREKMMKRVIDKVKNNYDFILIDCSPSLGLVTINALCAADSVIIPVQCEYFALEGLGKLLNTIKIVQSRLNEALDIEGILLTMYDTRLRLAKQVVEEVRTHFQQMVFDTIISRNTKLGEAPSFGETIIMHDAQSSGAINYLNLAREILQKNQLTRMSSADYQIDLSNGK
- a CDS encoding DUF4412 domain-containing protein, which translates into the protein MKKPIALLMMLLLVVGTAVGQKHFTGKITFKIDFDMKDLPEEARGMLPKTMTMLIGDNKVKTEMFTQMGTQGSIIDLSKGVQTSLINMMGQKYAIRQSADEIAQEIASEGEMNVTITGETMEIAGYTCKKAIVKGAKESDPVFTAWFTEELAAPENINFNNPYFKEIKGVMLKYDMAAGQGMTMTMTAIEVEKMKVKDKEFEIPEGFQETTQEEMMRNLGG
- the dapB gene encoding 4-hydroxy-tetrahydrodipicolinate reductase gives rise to the protein MKIALIGYGKMGKLVGEMAKEGGHQIVAAIDNPDDWQNNEEGLKQADVAIEFSTPDAVVENIHECFRRNIPVVTGTTGWEHHKIDVRAYCVQNHQTLFTASNFSLGVNVFFRLNRQLAAMMNELPGYEVRIDETHHIHKLDKPSGTARVLADDLLEKLQRKTCWNNDESGGTDTFPVVSHRIDEVNGEHVVTYSSPEDVIEIKHTALSRRGFAVGALKAAQWVIGKKGFFTMDDMTGAGH
- a CDS encoding ParB/RepB/Spo0J family partition protein, with product MASKTRKGALGRGLEAILQSPDTDITSKDISGNYVVGAIANIGIDKIETNPFQPRNDFEEEALSELVDSIREQGIIQPITVRKLGYDRYQVISGERRLRAAKTAGLEDVPCYIRVANDEQMLELALIENTHREDLNSIEIAISYQRLLEECNLTQEALSQKVSKKRSTVANYLRLLKLPAEVQLAVRDGSISMGQARSFVNIESHEDQLTLLEEIITQGLNVREVEQKVREIKKPKRKSVKRVKLSERITDMTQRIGTGYQTKVQIKRNPKGQGSIVFKFSSEEEMERLLSLLDSTTDASQNDN
- the lepB gene encoding signal peptidase I, which produces MLTLIILILIFLFFPALLAPIFPKAGISQWKAFVPMLNYWEWNRLNDKPYWWFLLLLVPFINIFMVFLMIVETAKAFGKYDLGNQALAVLFPFIYLPWLGIDKQQKYIAPDKRLQIKKTVTREWVDAIIFAVVAATIIRTFIFEAYTIPTSSMEKSLLVGDFLFVSKVAYGPKVPNTPLAFPFVHHTLPFTESTKSYLEWIKLPYYRFPGFGGVERYDAVVFNYPSGDTVVLQRQSEDYYQIVRDEGYNEVWRKYDVVARPVDKRENYIKRCIGLPGDTITIINKEVFINSQKAFVPEGMQFQYTVTTDGNSFRQSELTNLMDMMNISEGYAIIPGRGYCKIEMGDDGNATMLYPARSRNGQIYYTAGWLPANQFYLPMSSEKAEILRKNPRIASVEMEMMTTENVSDRVFPHDTRRYRWNQDNFGPLWIPKAGETVPISMDNIALYRKIIDAYENHDLRIEGDKIFIDDQLADTYTFAQDYYWMMGDNRDNSLDSRFWGFVPADHVVGKAVFVWLSLDKNKGLFDGKIRWKKSLRTVK
- a CDS encoding DUF5683 domain-containing protein, with the translated sequence MHDDARGLQMHQQKSNMLERLPFGRRHLLLLMALLVTFAVQAQQNGATLPVDTVPWHNAKKATLYSVVLPGLGQAYNRKYWKIPIIYAGFGTLAYFITTNTRNYRDFRTAYNIVYTNDTVAFANNELVMKYDGNLNQLQEGRNFYRRNTELSWIIAGVLYLLQIVDASVDANLYNFDVSDDISLQFTPVQDNYFFSARPAMGLTLRYKF
- a CDS encoding DUF3276 family protein, coding for MEEAEKYKQREEIFSKAIRAGKRTYFFDVKETRAQERYLTITESKKRFDNENGKFFYEKHKVFLYQEDFEKFKEGLQESMAFITTDSEPPYHSEQNDVAEIEQEIKNVKFEDLDGGVDDATSEESDKV